In Myxococcales bacterium, the following proteins share a genomic window:
- a CDS encoding serine/threonine protein kinase → MRANARVGTVLRGKWRLDVLLGVGGMAAVYAASHRNGTRAALKILHPELSTHSHIRSRFFKEGRAANTVGHSGAVKVIDEDEAEDGAIFLVMELLDGEHLDARAARSGGKLSADEVLSAADQILDVLIAAHDKGVVHRDLKPENVFLTRDGQIKVLDFGIARLRELSTASNATRDGTSMGTPSYMPPEQARGLWAEVDARSDLWAVGALMFALLTGRAVHEGRTTNELLLSAMTKAAPPLASLEPKLHAAVAAVVDRAVAFEKPRRWPDARAMQNAVRHAYSEMHRAPLSTAPKLTVPPSVADRTLPSSDVVQLSPVVSSDVTALPVARGRTGVSIVRTVLDRPVLAAVGGVGVALVLVLTLGITLVVVKGARTPGAGAPPVAADPGVSAVAPAPTPAPSGTPAPLPKATSPVPVVALDDLPTAQPGKPASPKPDAGSAARVFVPGTNDWKEQRR, encoded by the coding sequence ATGCGGGCAAACGCCCGGGTGGGTACCGTCTTGCGCGGGAAGTGGCGGCTCGACGTGCTCCTCGGAGTGGGCGGGATGGCGGCCGTGTACGCCGCGAGCCACCGGAATGGCACGAGAGCGGCGCTGAAGATCCTTCACCCGGAGCTCAGCACGCATTCGCACATTCGATCGCGGTTCTTCAAAGAGGGTCGCGCGGCCAACACCGTCGGTCACTCCGGTGCGGTCAAAGTGATCGACGAGGACGAGGCGGAGGACGGTGCGATCTTCTTGGTGATGGAACTGCTCGATGGCGAGCACCTCGACGCGCGCGCGGCACGCTCCGGCGGCAAACTTTCTGCCGACGAGGTACTCTCGGCCGCCGATCAAATCCTCGACGTGCTCATCGCCGCGCACGACAAGGGCGTGGTTCATCGCGACTTGAAACCGGAGAACGTCTTCCTCACTCGCGACGGACAGATCAAAGTTCTCGACTTCGGCATCGCGCGGCTCCGTGAGCTCTCGACGGCGAGCAATGCGACACGCGACGGCACGAGCATGGGCACGCCCTCGTACATGCCGCCGGAGCAAGCGCGTGGGCTCTGGGCCGAGGTCGATGCGCGAAGTGATTTGTGGGCGGTCGGCGCTTTGATGTTCGCGTTGCTCACGGGGCGTGCCGTGCACGAGGGACGCACGACAAACGAGTTGTTGCTTTCGGCGATGACGAAGGCCGCGCCTCCGCTCGCGTCGCTCGAGCCGAAGCTGCACGCTGCTGTGGCGGCGGTCGTCGATCGCGCGGTCGCGTTCGAGAAGCCGAGACGCTGGCCCGACGCGCGGGCGATGCAAAACGCGGTGCGCCACGCCTATTCGGAGATGCACCGTGCCCCCCTTTCTACGGCGCCAAAACTCACGGTCCCGCCGTCGGTCGCGGACAGGACACTGCCGAGTTCGGATGTGGTGCAGCTCTCGCCGGTGGTGTCGTCCGACGTGACCGCGCTCCCGGTGGCCAGAGGAAGAACGGGCGTGTCGATCGTGCGGACTGTACTCGATCGCCCGGTGCTTGCGGCGGTCGGGGGTGTTGGAGTCGCGCTCGTGTTGGTCTTGACCCTCGGGATCACACTGGTCGTCGTCAAGGGCGCGCGGACGCCCGGTGCAGGCGCACCGCCGGTGGCAGCAGATCCCGGTGTCAGCGCGGTTGCGCCCGCGCCGACGCCTGCACCTTCAGGAACCCCCGCACCGCTGCCGAAGGCGACGTCACCTGTCCCCGTAGTTGCGCTGGACGACTTGCCAACCGCCCAACCCGGAAAGCCTGCTTCGCCGAAGCCTGATGCGGGTAGCGCGGCGAGGGTGTTCGTGCCGGGCACCAACGACTGGAAGGAGCAGCGACGTTGA
- a CDS encoding tetratricopeptide repeat protein, translating to MTRVTALALALMLIATTAWPQGRDVAKADALFREGRALLKKGDYEAACPKLEESYRIDPAAGTGVSLGDCFEKSGKVASALLAYQAARALLQPGDPRIGPVEKEIGALEKRTPRLTIKLAPGAPEGTTVKRDGREVEPDSLGVALPVNPGEHWVVVVAAGRRDARRKIVVREGESREHRASVGSRLETSGASAADTPGAADTPGAGAEQGTVAPARTSKGQSGRGASPWIAGGVVAAVGLGVGVTFFVLASNESDKEDEALAQLPADKDFCNKYPANGRCGDAADARDKRNANTTIAWGSLAVGVVGGVVTFLLWPSADEPYASRTSALTVQFGPGSAALFGRF from the coding sequence ATGACTCGAGTCACGGCGCTGGCGTTGGCGCTCATGTTGATCGCCACCACGGCGTGGCCACAAGGCCGCGACGTCGCGAAGGCCGATGCGCTCTTTCGAGAGGGGCGGGCGCTGCTCAAGAAGGGCGACTACGAGGCCGCGTGCCCAAAGCTCGAGGAGAGCTACCGCATCGATCCCGCGGCGGGGACTGGCGTCAGTTTGGGCGACTGCTTCGAAAAGAGCGGGAAGGTTGCGAGCGCGCTGCTCGCGTATCAGGCCGCTCGAGCGCTGCTCCAGCCCGGTGACCCGCGCATCGGGCCAGTGGAGAAGGAGATCGGCGCGCTCGAGAAGAGGACGCCGCGATTGACGATCAAGCTGGCGCCCGGTGCTCCCGAAGGCACGACGGTGAAACGTGACGGGCGCGAGGTCGAGCCCGATAGCCTCGGCGTCGCGCTGCCGGTGAACCCCGGGGAGCACTGGGTCGTCGTCGTTGCAGCGGGGCGGAGGGACGCGCGGCGGAAGATCGTGGTCAGAGAGGGGGAGAGCCGCGAGCACAGGGCAAGCGTTGGCTCTCGCTTGGAGACCTCGGGCGCAAGTGCCGCTGACACACCAGGTGCCGCTGACACACCAGGTGCCGGCGCGGAGCAAGGGACCGTCGCGCCCGCGCGCACATCGAAAGGGCAGTCCGGGCGCGGTGCGTCGCCGTGGATTGCCGGTGGAGTTGTCGCTGCGGTTGGGCTGGGCGTTGGGGTTACCTTCTTCGTCCTGGCCAGCAACGAGAGTGACAAGGAAGACGAGGCCCTCGCGCAACTCCCCGCGGACAAGGACTTCTGCAACAAATACCCAGCGAACGGCAGGTGTGGTGATGCCGCCGACGCACGGGACAAGCGGAACGCGAACACGACCATCGCGTGGGGGTCGCTGGCCGTCGGCGTCGTTGGAGGCGTCGTGACGTTCCTTCTCTGGCCGAGTGCCGACGAGCCCTATGCCTCGCGGACTTCGGCGTTGACGGTGCAATTCGGACCGGGCAGCGCAGCGTTGTTCGGACGTTTCTAG
- a CDS encoding helix-turn-helix transcriptional regulator, protein MPRRPGTASLARRIGARIRSLRVETGITQEKLAWNCNLAKPYLSQIEAGKRLPSLPALVALAKQLGVELADLILTEGKDPRFRFAEAARCGDWQSAIDALRELGFACTSRESRARSG, encoded by the coding sequence ATGCCTCGCCGACCGGGCACCGCATCCCTGGCGCGCCGAATTGGCGCTCGGATTCGCTCGCTCCGAGTCGAGACCGGCATCACCCAGGAGAAGTTGGCGTGGAACTGCAACCTCGCGAAGCCATACCTGTCCCAAATCGAGGCAGGAAAAAGGCTACCCTCGCTGCCCGCGCTGGTTGCGCTCGCGAAGCAGCTGGGGGTCGAGCTTGCGGACCTGATTCTCACCGAAGGCAAGGACCCTCGCTTCCGCTTCGCCGAGGCGGCTCGGTGTGGAGACTGGCAGAGCGCGATCGACGCCCTCCGTGAGCTCGGTTTCGCCTGCACGAGTCGCGAGAGCCGTGCTCGTTCTGGGTGA